The genomic DNA CTGTCTGGGGCGGTTCTTCATCTTTTCCCGCATCTTGCGGAGCTGGGCTTCCAGCTTGTCCAGGACCATGTCGATGGTCGAATACATATCTTCAGAATCTTCGTAGGCCGAGATATGAATGCGATCCGAGTTCAGGATCACATCCGCCTTGTGGCGGAACTTGTCGACCAACAAATTGACCTGGAGATCTGCTTCCGCATCGGAAACGTATTTCGCTACCTTTTCAAAACGCTTTTCCGCGTACCCCTTGAGGTGATCGGAAGGCTCGAAATTCTTGAAAGTGAAGCTGATGTTCATACGCTGCCTCCTGGTTGCGTTTGCGGCAAGCAGAATCTAGAAATACTGCTTGCGTTTGGAAGAAGAAGGAATGCCCATGGCCGAGCGGTATTTGGCGACCGTGCGCCTGGCGATATTCACTTCCAGCTTTTCCTGGAGGATTTCGCCGATTCTCTCGTCACTGAGCGGTTTCTTCGTGTCTTCTTCCGAGATCATTTGCTTGATGAGCGCCTTGACGCTCTCCGAACCCACCTGGGAACCGTCATTGAGGTCCAGGGCCGAGTTGAAGAAGAACTTCAACTCGAAAATTCCATGAGGAGTCGAAACATACTTGCTGGTAGTGATCCGGCTCACGGTGGACTCGTGCATCTCTATATCCTCAGCCACCTCCTTGAGGATCAGGGGTTTGAGCTTTGTTACGCCTTCCTCGAAAAAGGCTCTTTGAAAACCGACAATACTTTCAACTACTTTATACAAGGTTCGCTGCCGCTGGTACAGACTTTTCATCAACCACGCGGCGGAGCGCATCTTTTCCTGAAAGTATTCCTTTTCCTTGTCGGCCGCCCCCTTCATGGAGTCCATGTAGAAGGTGTTCATCTGCAAACGGGGCATCCCATCTTCATTAAGAATGATGACAAAATCTTCCCCGTATTTGTAGACGAAGACATCAGGGCTGACATAGTGCGGCTCAGTGCTGGAAAAATTGGCGCCCGGCATGGGGTCCAGGGTCTGGAGAAGATCCAAATACTCCTTGAGCTCTTCCATGGAAATCTTGAACTTGCGGGCAAGGGGCTTGTAGCGGTTCTTTTCCAGATCTTCCAGATGGTCCTGCACGAGGGACACCAGGATCGGGTCGTCGTAATCAAGAACCTCCATCTGAACCAGAAGACACTCCTGCGGAGTGCGCGCGCCCACCCCGACGGGATCGAGATGCTGAATGCGAGTGAGTACGCTCTCAATCTCCTCCTCGGAAGCCTGAACCATGGCGGTCAACTCTTCCATGGAAGCCTGGAGATAGCCGTTGGAATCAAGATTGCCGAGGATGACATCACCAATCGCAAGCTCGCTTTCGCTGAAACTGGAAAGCCGCATCTGCCAATTGAGATGGCCTTCCAGGGACGGCTTGGAAGCCAACCGCGCCTCAAAGGAAACGCCCTCCTCAGGCACTTCCAGGTCGCGGGACAACGCCTGCTTGGAGGTGGAGGAAAATTCGCCGAGATAGTTCTCCCAATCCGCATTGCGGACCAGTTCCTCTTCGGCCTGAGACTCGGTCAGAACCTCGGACTTGTCCGATACCTCGGTTTCGGTTTCGGTCTCATCCAGGAAAGGATTCTCCAACAATTCCTGCTGCACCGTCTCCAACAGTTCAAGACGGGAGAGTTGCAGCAGCTTGATGGCCTGCTGCAACTGGGGCGTCATGACCAGTTGCTGTGAGAGCTTGAGCTGTTGTCGAAGTTCCAATCCCATGATTCGTCACTCGCTTAGGGTTGCGTTTATCGGCTGCCGGATAAAGAAATTTTTTTTGCTCGGCTTGCCATTTCTTTCGGTTGAACTATGCCACAACGAATTAAAGGATGCAACACCATTGTGATAACATCCTGTTTCTATTCGCAATCAATCGAATATATTATGGTATGAAAAAAGTGTACCAACCTTTGGGTACAGTGTAAATCGAGAAAGCTAAAAAAAGATGTGGGCGGTGAATCAGAGCCGGAAATCTTCGCCCAGATAAATCTGCCGGGCTCGGCTGGACTTCACGATATCGGTCGGAGCCCCTTCAAGAATGACCGTACCTTCGTAAACGAGATAGGCTCTGTCACAAATATTCAAAGTTTCCCGAACGTTGTGGTCGGAAATGAGAATACCGATCTCCATGGACTTGAGTACGGAGATGATTTCCTGGATGTCGATGACCGCGATGGGGTCGATACCCGCGAATGGCTCATCAAGAAGAATGAACTGCGGGTCGAGAATAAGCGCCCTGGCAATCTCCAGCCTGCGCCGCTCACCGCCGGACAAAAACATGGCCGCCTGATCCGCCAGCTTGGTGATGGTGAACATCTCAAGCAATTCATCCGCCCTCGCCCGCTGCTCCTTGGAAGTCATGGAGGTCTGTTCGAGAATGATCTCCAAATTCTGGCGCACGGTCAGCTTCTTGAAGATGGAGCTTTCCTGCGGCAGATAACTTACCCCAAGCCGGGCGCGTTCGTGCAGCGGTTTGTCCGTAAGCTCCTGCCCATCCAGGGTGACCACCCCGGTATTGGGCTGCACGATGCCCACAAGCATGTAGAACGTCGTGGTCTTTCCCGCGCCGTTCGGGCCAAGCAGGCCGACGACTTCCCGGGAGTTGAGCTCGATGTTGATGCCATGCACGACCTCTTTCTGGCCGTACCGCTTGGACAGGTTGGTTGCGCGCAGACCTTCGCCCATGGCTATTGCACCTTCATGTTGCCGGGGGTCATGAAGATGGCCTTGACGCGCTGCTCGCCGCCTATGACCTCCGACCGGTCGTCCTTGATATGGAAATTGATGACTTCGCCCGTCAGGGAATTGGGGCCGTCCTGCAACTTGGGATTCTGTTCCATCTTGAGAAGCTGCGGGCCGACCAGATAGGTCAGTCTGCCGCAGGTTCCCTCGGTGTTGCCCTTCTTGGCTCGAACACTGCCCTCGGCAACGATTCGCTCAACGCTGTCGGCCGAGAATTTCCTCTGTCCGTCAGCCAAAAGGTAGGCCGAAAGTTTGTCGGCCCAAAGGGTCAGTTCGCCGTGGACCGCGACAACGTTGCCTTCGAAGGAAATGACCTTGCCCGCCTCGTCATAGGTCATGCGGTCGGAGGTGATCTTTACCGGCGCACGGCTCGGATCGACACTCACCGGAACGGATGCGGGCGGCGGAGTCTCGGCCACGGGCGCCTTGACCTCGCCTTCGCCGGAATCCTGTTGCGGAGCGGCGGCCGGCGTGGGTTCGGCCTTCTTCACCTGTACTGTTTTGAAATATTTGGCGTTGGCATACCCGATGGCTTTGGACAGGTCGCGTTCCTTTTCATCGAGTTCGAATACTGCCACCCAGCCGTTTTGCGGAAAGTCGGTCCTCACCCGCTGCCCTTTGGTCAGCGTGACCACATGAGCCGAGCCCGGAGCGGGTTCCTTGCGAACGTTGAGGTTGACCGTAGCCTCGGACACCTCGCCCCAGTCCTGGGCCATCGCCCCGGCCGGAATCAGGAGCACAACCAGCATCAGCAAAATAACCGTTTGGCGAACCGTATTCAGCAACGTCTTATTCCTTGTCGTCTTGCAAAGGACTTCCAACCAGTCCCTCGGGGGCCAGCAACGCTTCCACGCCACCTGCGGCCACCAGTTGTCTCGTGACAAGATCGATCTCCAGGGCCTTGGCCTGGACGATCATGTCGGAACGGCGCAACGAGACGCCGCCTTTGAGGTACACCTTACCTATCGCCCCCACATAATCAAGCTGCTGGGCATCCAAGGCCAAATCGCCGAAGCGGCCGCTGACCCTGTCGTACAGTGTGAGGTTGTCATTCTCCTGATCCACCTCGCCACGCTCCGACTGCACATAGACCTCTTGGCGGTCATCGCCGAAAAACGCGGTGAGCTGCGGGAAATTCACGGCAATGATACCGAGTTCCTGATTGTACTTCGCGCTTTTGGCCAGGAGCTTCCAATTCAGACTTCCCTGCTTGCCCTGCACCAATTCGATGTCCTCAGCCGAAATATCGGCGTCGGCGAACATGGCCTCACGGGATATGGGGGCGCGCTCAACGTCTTCCTTCGGCTCCAGAATAGGATCGGAAAGAAAGAGTTCGTTGACGCCCACGCCTAAAAGCAGCCCCAAAGCGAATATGACGAGAAGAATCAGAGCCGGACGGCCTTTCATCTAGTCCACCCAGTAATTGAGGGCTTTTTCCTTGAGGCCCCGGGCTTCAATGATGAAGGTGACAGCCTCGCGAACCGCGCCCTCCCCGCCTTTGCGGGTGGACATCCAGTCGGCGGCCTCGGCCACCTCGGGCACGGCGTTGGGCACGCAAAGGGCCAGCCCCGCGCGTTTCATAACGGCCAAATCAATCCAATCGTCGCCCATGAAGGCGGCCTCGCTCGGATCGACCCCGGCTTTTTCACATATTTCCTCAAACAGAGGGAGTTTGTGGTGGTGGCCTGCGTAGTAGAACTTGATGCCCAGTTCCCGGACGCGATTCTCCACGGGGGCCTGGTTCAACCCGGTGATGACCCCGATCTCAAGGCCGACGGCCTGGGCCATCTTGATGCCGAGACCGTCCTGCACGTTAAATCGTTTCATAAGCAGGCCATCTTCGCCATAGTAAAGGCCGCCGTCGGTGAGCACGCCGTCAACGTCGAGCACCAGCAGCCTGATCTTCCGCGCGAGCGCGGTCGCGTCAGCCACGATTGATCTCCCACAAGGCCAAAAGTCTTTTCAGAAGGCTTTCCACCTCGGCAAGCGGCAGGCTGTTGGGACCATCGCACAACGCCTTGTCCGGGGCTGGATGAACTTCCATGAACACGCCATCCGCACCCGCGGCAACGGCAGCCGAGGCCAGAACGGACACATATTCCCGCTGTCCGCCCGATGCGCCACCCAATCCGCCGGGAAGCTGCACCGAATGGGTGGCGTCCATGACGACAGGAACGCCGAACGCCTTCATCTGCGGAATGGAGCGCATGTCCACGACCAGATTGTTGTAGCCGTACGTGGACCCCCGTTCGGTCAGCCAGACCTTGTCGTTGCCGACGGAACGGATTTTGTCCACCACGTTTCGCATGTCCCAAGGGGCCAGGAACTGCCCTTTCTTGACATTGACCACCCTGCCCGTTTCGGCTGCGGCCACCAGCAAATCGGTCTGGCGGCACAGGAACGCCGGGATCTGCAGGACGTCCGCCACCTCGGCCACAGGCGCGGCCTGCTCGGGATGGTGGATGTCCGTGACCACGGGCAACCCCGTGGTCCGCTTCACCTCGGCCAAGATGTCCAGCCCCTTCTCCAGACCGGGGCCGCGAAAACTGGTTACCGAGGTCCGGTTGGCCTTGTCGAAGGAACTCTTGTAGACAATGGGAATATCCAGCTTCGAAGCCAGTCCGGCGAGCACGTCGGCCGTTTCGAGGGCGATTTCCCTGCTCTCAATGGCGCAGGGTCCGGCCAGAATGAACGGGCCGGACCTGCTGACTTGATAAAGATCCGCCATAAACTACTTCTTGGCCTTCTCGTCCTTGGCCGCCTTGATGAATTCCCGGAACAGCGGATGCGGCTTCATGGGATTGGACTTGAACTCCGGGTGGAACTGACAACCCAGGAACCACGGATGGTTGGGCAGTTCCACGATCTCCACCAGGGACTCGTCGGGAGCCGTGCCGGACAGGACCATGCCGTTCTCCTCGAACTGCGCGATGTACTTGTTGTTGTACTCGAAACGATGGCGGTGGCGCTCATCGATGTTCACGGTCTTGTAAGCCTCGTAGGCCTTGGTGTCCTTCTTGAGCTTACAGGGGTAGGAGCCCAGACGCATGGTGCCGCCCTTCTCGGATTCCTCGCAGCGGGTCTCGGTCTTCTTGGTCCGGAAGTCGTACCACTCCTTCATTAAGTAGATGATATTATGCGGGGTGGCCTTGTCGAACTCTTCGGAGTTGGCGCCTTCCAGTCCAATGACGTTGCGGGCGAACTCGATGCAGGCGCACTGCATACCCAAGCAAATGCCGAAGAAGGGAATCTTGTTCTCGCGGGCGTGCTTGATGGACAGAATCTTGCCCTCGATGCCGCGCGAACCAAAGCCGCCGGGCACCAGAATGCCGTCCAGTCCCTTGAGTTTCTTCTCGACGTTGGCAGGAGTGACCTTCTCGGAGTTGACGTACTCCAATTCCACCTTGACCTCATTGGCCACACCACCGTGAATCAGCGCCTCGTGCAGGCTCTTGTAGGCCTCGGTCAGGTCGACGTATTTGCCGACAATACCGATTTTAACCGCCCCCTTGGGGTTGGAAAGAGTCTCGTTGAGTTTCTCCCACGGGCCCAGCTCGGCGTTCTTGGCGGGCAGCTTCAGCAGGATCGCGATCTTCTGATCCACGCCTTCATCATAAAGCTTCAGCGGCACCTTGTAGATGGAATCCACGTCCACGCAGGTAAAGACGGCGTCCTGGTCCACGTCGCAGAACAAGGCGATCTTCTTCTTGAGATCGTCGGCAAGATCCACCTCGGAACGACAGATAATGATGTCGGGCTGGATACCCACGCTCCGCAATTCCTTCACGGAGTGCTGGGTGGGCTTGGTCTTCAGCTCACCGGCGGCCTTGATGTACGGCACGAGAGTGAGGTGAATGAAAAGAACGTTTTCCTTGCCCAAGTCGTTTTTGAGCTGACGAATGGCCTCCAGAAACGGCTGTCCCTCGATGTCGCCCACGGTGCCGCCGATCTCGATCAGAGCCACGTCCTCGCCGTTGGGCAGGTTGATGACCGCCTCCTTGATGGCGTCGGTGATGTGCGGGATGACCTGCACTGTGCCGCCCAGGTAGTCGCCACGGCGTTCCTTCTGGATAACGGAGTTGTAGATGGAGCCGGAGGTGTAGTTATTCTGCTGGGTCAGGGCCGTGCCGAGATAACGCTCGTAATGGCCGAGGTCGAGGTCGGTCTCGGCGCCGTCATCGGTGACATACACTTCACCATGCTGAAAGGGATTCATGGTGCCGGGGTCGACGTTGATGTAGGGATCAAGCTTCTGGATGGTGGCCTTGAGCCCCCTGGCCTGGAGAAGCGCTCCAATGGATGCAGCGGCCAACCCCTTGCCCAGAGAAGAAAGGACACCACCGGTTATAAATATGAACTTGGTTTTCATGCGTCAGAAAGCCCCTTGGTTATGCTTGAATTGTAAGGATATATCACAACCGGTCTCGTTCTCCGGCCATGTTGACTGTCGTGCGCCGGACACGTATGTTCCTGCCCAGCACGTCGCTGCTTCGCGAATTTTGCAGGGTACTGCGACAAAGTCAATATGAAGAGGAGAATTTCATGGCCCGCGTCAATGCACTCGTCATCACCGGATACGGCACCAACTGCGAGAAGGAATCCGCCTACGCCTTGCAACAGGCTGGTGCGGATAATGCCGATATCGTTTACTTTTCCGATCTCGCAGCGGGCCATGTCCGCATGGACGAATACAATTACCTGCTCTGCCCAGGCGGATTTTTGGACGGCGACGACCTGGGAGCGGCCCAGGCGGCCGCTTTGCGCTGGCGATGGTCCATTGACGCAAACGGCAAGCCGGTCCTCGATCAGTTGAAGGGCTTCTTCGACAAGGGCGGCATTATCCTCGGCATCTGCAACGGCTTCCAGCTTCTGTGCAAGCTCGGTCTGCTCCCGGCCATCGGCGGGCGGTATTTCGAACGCCAGGTCTCCCTGTCCTACAACGACTCCGGCCGATTCGAAGACCGTTGGGTACGGCTCAAGGCCAACCCCGCCTCGCCCTGCGTTTTCACCAAGGGCATCGACTGCCTGGATGTGCCCATCCGCCACGGCGAAGGCAAGATCATCCCCATGGACGACGCCACCTTCCAGGCTCTGCAAAAAGAAAATCTCATCGCCGTCCAATACATCCATCCCGAGACCGGCGAGGTCACCCAGGAATATCCGTACAATCCCAACGGCTCGCCGCTCGGCATCGCCGGGTTGACCGACCCCACGGGCCGCATCCTGGGCCTCATGCCCCATCCCGAAGCGTACAACCACAAGACCAACCATCCTTCCTGGACGCGCGGCACGGACCCGGAAATGCCGCTCGGTCTGGTCATGCTCGAAGCCGGGGTGCGCTACCTGAAGGACAGGTAGTCCACGACCATGGCCGCGCCCATCGCTCCCCAACCGCCCGCCGGGACCTCCTGGCGCGATCTTATGGATGTGGCGTTTGGCGAGGCGTGCAAGGCCGCCAAGGCGGGCGAAGCTCCCATCGGCGCGGCCTTGTTCACGTCTACGGGCACATTGCTTGCGGCGGCCCACAACAGGCCCATCGCCACCCATGACCCGACCGGGCACGCGGAAATTCTTTGCCTGCGCGAGGCGGCGCGCACAATGCGCAACTACCGCCTGCCCGGCACCATCATGGCCGTAACCCTGGAGCCGTGCCTCATGTGCACTGGCGCGCTTATCCACGCCCGTGTGGCCGGAGTGGTCTTCGCGGCCCGGGACGATCGCGCCGGAGCCCTGGTCTCCAACCTGCAGGGGTGCTCCCTGCCGTTTGCAAACCATCGGCTGTGGACCGTGGAGGGCGTCATGGGCGGCGAATGCTCATCCCTGCTCAAAAGGTTCTTCCTGGAACGCAGAAAGTAGGACCCCCCTTTACACGGAACGATTCCGTCTTATCATATTTCATTCGAACCCATTCATCCATCCAGGAGAGACATATGATAATCGCACTGCCTACCCGTGAAGGGCTCATCGACGATCATTTCGGTCACTGCGACCACTACACCCTCGTGACCATAGAGGACAACCGAATCACTTTCAGCGAGCGCATGGATTCGCCTCAGGGATGCGGTTGCAAATCCGACATCGCTCCGGTTCTGGCCGAACGCGGCGTCAAGGTCATGCTGGCCGGCAACATGGGCCAGGGTGCGTTGAATATCCTTAAGAACGCCGGCATCGAAGTAATCCGCGGCTGCTCCGGTCCCATCGAGGACGTCCTCGAAAAATGGCTGTCCGGTGAACTGAAGGACAACCAGATCACCTGCGATCACCACGATTGCGACCACCATGACGGGCACGATCACAACAACCTGAAACCACTATAAAACACTTTTTCAAATCCCCGTAAAAACGCCTCCCGGCCCGACCGCGAGGCGTTTTTTATCCCCTCCCCCTCGTCAAAAGATCGCCCCGCCCCCCGACAAATCCCAAAAGGTGCTTGCCAGCCGCGCCGACTCTGTTTATAAACCCAATTCCACAACGCGCTCCGTATGTTTCGAGCAAGACAAACAGTTTTGCCACATACAAAAGCACAACGAAAGGAACGGGATTCACCCCCGCCCCTTCAGAGCAGCGCACAGTGGACACATTGGAGAGGTAGCGAAGTCCGGCCGTAACGCGCTCGACTCGAAATCGAGTTACGAGTTAATAGCTCGTACGTGGGTTCGAATCCCACCCTCTCCGCCATATTTCAAGGGGTTACGGATTTTCCGTAACCCCTTTTTTCCTGTTTTTTGAAAAAAGATGCAAAGAACCAGGAGAAGACCTTTGAACTTTGCGTCCTATTGAGTGATCGCACAATTCAAACGGGAATTTGTATAAATCCGCAGTGTGAAAAAAATCGCCAAGGCACAGGCCAGGGGCAAGCACTGTGGACGCACGTCGAAGCTCTCCAAGGAACAGATGGGGGAGATCAGGCGGCGCAGTGGTGAGGGGGAGGAAAAGAAGGCGTTGGCAATCGAGTTCGGGATCAGCCGCCAGACTTTGTACAGGATCATAAAGGTATAGCCTGTAAACGGCCTCCATATTTCCCCTCTGACGCATTCTAGCCGGTCACCCTTGCCGAGGGGTCAAATCAGAAGCCAGGATGCCCCATACGGCGTCTGCAAATGCCCACCCTGACTACGTTCCTGGGTGGGCTTTGTCTTTGCGTGTTTTTGTCTTGGGGTGTATCTGTCTTTTTTGGAGGACAACCATGATCGATTCTAACGGAAAAGAGCATTCCATCTCTGCCATCGAAGCGGAAGTGATCTCTCTTCACACCACCAACCGAGCTATCGATGGCATGGTGAACCATCTACTCCTGGAATTCTGCTCCAATGAGTATGGCACGGAAGCACATTTCAAGGGCATTCCCGAAGCGACACTCTTCAACTCACGCCTCACTGACTTTCTCACCCCAGATCGTAGCGAGCTATGCACCAAGCAGGAATCGAGACTTGCGTCAACAATCCGTATCACGCAAGCTCCTCACTTCAACAACGAAGGCACAGTAGATGGTCTAACATGTGCCTGTATGGTGTTCAAAAAGTGGCTTGAATATGAACCCACCTTTGATAACGTCAACCTCCCCTCCATCGACAAAGTGGTGAACATAACAATGCCACGTAGTTTTTTCATCAAAAACTGTGGAAATATTCTCAAGCACAACGACATGAGCCTGAACTCTGTAGCCAACAACCTGAGACGCCTACTAGCGCGGAACGGGTGCACCATCAGCGCACAGGATTCCTACATCGTGTTGGATGACTTCATTGAATGGTTTCATAACGATATTTTCATCTATCACGGCTGCGTTATCGTACAAATGCTCAACGACATTCGACACGCCATCAAGGCCTACGTTACACCTGAAGCCGCAAGCGTAACACGGTACGTCTATCACGATCTCCTCAAGGAGCAGATTCCACGCATAATCGTACCAGATGAGATGGAGGCGGAATACGCTCGTCATTGCTACTACCACTTGATGCAAGACACCCGACAAAGTGCCTATGTGAAGCAGTTCAAGACACCGGACCATTTCACTCTGAGGTATTGAGGAACATCGCCGGAATTGGCTGTAGAAGCACTGTAGGAACGTAGTGGCGTCCTGCCCCTTGCCAACTGCCACACCAGACTGCTATACTAGACTGCTACACCAGAGTCGGATTGCGGACACAAAAACATCAATGATAACAGGGATTGATGACTCCATTCCTGGAATCCCACCCTCTCTGCTATATTTTAAGGGGTTACGGAATATTTCCGTAACCCCTTTTTGATGGTGTTTTGACGACGATATGCGAAAATTGATGCGATTGATCACAAATTCCATCCAAACAAGACAACGAGTAAGCGACTGTTAATCACTGTCAGCTCTTTTTTTGAACAACACACAGTCTTTACCATTCGCCTTCTTCGAACCTGAACCAGCAAACGCAAGGGCCGACGAAAAATCGTCGGCCCTTGTACAATTTGCAGGTCCGGCCTGGGGCCGGTGGGTAGCAGAACTTATCTGGACTGGTGCTTTTCCTTGTATTCCTGCAGGGCGTGACAGAACTGATCCATGCAGGAAGTGGACTTGGAGCCACAAGTGATACCGCTGAAACGATCAAGAACGAAGTCCACGTTCATGCCTTCGATCATGGAAGCGATGGCCTTGAGGTTGCCCTCGCATCCACCGGAAAAGTTGACGTAGTCGATGCTGCCGTTGTCCACGACGAAATCGATTTCCTTGGTGCAGACACCCGCTTCGGGGATGTAATGCTCAACGTTGACTCGGGAGGACGGGGCTGCG from Pseudodesulfovibrio thermohalotolerans includes the following:
- the kdsA gene encoding 3-deoxy-8-phosphooctulonate synthase, with product MADLYQVSRSGPFILAGPCAIESREIALETADVLAGLASKLDIPIVYKSSFDKANRTSVTSFRGPGLEKGLDILAEVKRTTGLPVVTDIHHPEQAAPVAEVADVLQIPAFLCRQTDLLVAAAETGRVVNVKKGQFLAPWDMRNVVDKIRSVGNDKVWLTERGSTYGYNNLVVDMRSIPQMKAFGVPVVMDATHSVQLPGGLGGASGGQREYVSVLASAAVAAGADGVFMEVHPAPDKALCDGPNSLPLAEVESLLKRLLALWEINRG
- the rpoN gene encoding RNA polymerase factor sigma-54, which codes for MGLELRQQLKLSQQLVMTPQLQQAIKLLQLSRLELLETVQQELLENPFLDETETETEVSDKSEVLTESQAEEELVRNADWENYLGEFSSTSKQALSRDLEVPEEGVSFEARLASKPSLEGHLNWQMRLSSFSESELAIGDVILGNLDSNGYLQASMEELTAMVQASEEEIESVLTRIQHLDPVGVGARTPQECLLVQMEVLDYDDPILVSLVQDHLEDLEKNRYKPLARKFKISMEELKEYLDLLQTLDPMPGANFSSTEPHYVSPDVFVYKYGEDFVIILNEDGMPRLQMNTFYMDSMKGAADKEKEYFQEKMRSAAWLMKSLYQRQRTLYKVVESIVGFQRAFFEEGVTKLKPLILKEVAEDIEMHESTVSRITTSKYVSTPHGIFELKFFFNSALDLNDGSQVGSESVKALIKQMISEEDTKKPLSDERIGEILQEKLEVNIARRTVAKYRSAMGIPSSSKRKQYF
- a CDS encoding KdsC family phosphatase translates to MADATALARKIRLLVLDVDGVLTDGGLYYGEDGLLMKRFNVQDGLGIKMAQAVGLEIGVITGLNQAPVENRVRELGIKFYYAGHHHKLPLFEEICEKAGVDPSEAAFMGDDWIDLAVMKRAGLALCVPNAVPEVAEAADWMSTRKGGEGAVREAVTFIIEARGLKEKALNYWVD
- a CDS encoding CTP synthase, which produces MKTKFIFITGGVLSSLGKGLAAASIGALLQARGLKATIQKLDPYINVDPGTMNPFQHGEVYVTDDGAETDLDLGHYERYLGTALTQQNNYTSGSIYNSVIQKERRGDYLGGTVQVIPHITDAIKEAVINLPNGEDVALIEIGGTVGDIEGQPFLEAIRQLKNDLGKENVLFIHLTLVPYIKAAGELKTKPTQHSVKELRSVGIQPDIIICRSEVDLADDLKKKIALFCDVDQDAVFTCVDVDSIYKVPLKLYDEGVDQKIAILLKLPAKNAELGPWEKLNETLSNPKGAVKIGIVGKYVDLTEAYKSLHEALIHGGVANEVKVELEYVNSEKVTPANVEKKLKGLDGILVPGGFGSRGIEGKILSIKHARENKIPFFGICLGMQCACIEFARNVIGLEGANSEEFDKATPHNIIYLMKEWYDFRTKKTETRCEESEKGGTMRLGSYPCKLKKDTKAYEAYKTVNIDERHRHRFEYNNKYIAQFEENGMVLSGTAPDESLVEIVELPNHPWFLGCQFHPEFKSNPMKPHPLFREFIKAAKDEKAKK
- the lptB gene encoding LPS export ABC transporter ATP-binding protein, whose amino-acid sequence is MGEGLRATNLSKRYGQKEVVHGINIELNSREVVGLLGPNGAGKTTTFYMLVGIVQPNTGVVTLDGQELTDKPLHERARLGVSYLPQESSIFKKLTVRQNLEIILEQTSMTSKEQRARADELLEMFTITKLADQAAMFLSGGERRRLEIARALILDPQFILLDEPFAGIDPIAVIDIQEIISVLKSMEIGILISDHNVRETLNICDRAYLVYEGTVILEGAPTDIVKSSRARQIYLGEDFRL
- a CDS encoding helix-turn-helix domain-containing protein; the protein is MKKIAKAQARGKHCGRTSKLSKEQMGEIRRRSGEGEEKKALAIEFGISRQTLYRIIKV
- a CDS encoding nucleoside deaminase; protein product: MAAPIAPQPPAGTSWRDLMDVAFGEACKAAKAGEAPIGAALFTSTGTLLAAAHNRPIATHDPTGHAEILCLREAARTMRNYRLPGTIMAVTLEPCLMCTGALIHARVAGVVFAARDDRAGALVSNLQGCSLPFANHRLWTVEGVMGGECSSLLKRFFLERRK
- the lptC gene encoding LPS export ABC transporter periplasmic protein LptC; its protein translation is MKGRPALILLVIFALGLLLGVGVNELFLSDPILEPKEDVERAPISREAMFADADISAEDIELVQGKQGSLNWKLLAKSAKYNQELGIIAVNFPQLTAFFGDDRQEVYVQSERGEVDQENDNLTLYDRVSGRFGDLALDAQQLDYVGAIGKVYLKGGVSLRRSDMIVQAKALEIDLVTRQLVAAGGVEALLAPEGLVGSPLQDDKE
- a CDS encoding phosphoribosylformylglycinamidine synthase subunit PurQ, encoding MARVNALVITGYGTNCEKESAYALQQAGADNADIVYFSDLAAGHVRMDEYNYLLCPGGFLDGDDLGAAQAAALRWRWSIDANGKPVLDQLKGFFDKGGIILGICNGFQLLCKLGLLPAIGGRYFERQVSLSYNDSGRFEDRWVRLKANPASPCVFTKGIDCLDVPIRHGEGKIIPMDDATFQALQKENLIAVQYIHPETGEVTQEYPYNPNGSPLGIAGLTDPTGRILGLMPHPEAYNHKTNHPSWTRGTDPEMPLGLVMLEAGVRYLKDR
- the hpf gene encoding ribosome hibernation-promoting factor, HPF/YfiA family; the encoded protein is MNISFTFKNFEPSDHLKGYAEKRFEKVAKYVSDAEADLQVNLLVDKFRHKADVILNSDRIHISAYEDSEDMYSTIDMVLDKLEAQLRKMREKMKNRPRQARPNKMAQMNYLSFEEGGGAAPTIVGSDAYEPKPMSVDEAAMQLDALENEFLVFRNSETEGVNVIYKRKNGDYGLIDPGN
- a CDS encoding TIGR03905 family TSCPD domain-containing protein, producing MDNAQHHSASAVAAPSSRVNVEHYIPEAGVCTKEIDFVVDNGSIDYVNFSGGCEGNLKAIASMIEGMNVDFVLDRFSGITCGSKSTSCMDQFCHALQEYKEKHQSR
- the lptA gene encoding lipopolysaccharide transport periplasmic protein LptA, which translates into the protein MLVVLLIPAGAMAQDWGEVSEATVNLNVRKEPAPGSAHVVTLTKGQRVRTDFPQNGWVAVFELDEKERDLSKAIGYANAKYFKTVQVKKAEPTPAAAPQQDSGEGEVKAPVAETPPPASVPVSVDPSRAPVKITSDRMTYDEAGKVISFEGNVVAVHGELTLWADKLSAYLLADGQRKFSADSVERIVAEGSVRAKKGNTEGTCGRLTYLVGPQLLKMEQNPKLQDGPNSLTGEVINFHIKDDRSEVIGGEQRVKAIFMTPGNMKVQ
- a CDS encoding NifB/NifX family molybdenum-iron cluster-binding protein; this encodes MIIALPTREGLIDDHFGHCDHYTLVTIEDNRITFSERMDSPQGCGCKSDIAPVLAERGVKVMLAGNMGQGALNILKNAGIEVIRGCSGPIEDVLEKWLSGELKDNQITCDHHDCDHHDGHDHNNLKPL